A genomic stretch from Megachile rotundata isolate GNS110a chromosome 1, iyMegRotu1, whole genome shotgun sequence includes:
- the Top3beta gene encoding DNA topoisomerase 3-beta gives MKTALMVAEKPSLAASLANILSNGRCTSRKGLNGSCSVHEWVGQFRSETVNFKMTSVCGHVMTLDFIGKYNNWDKVDPAELFSCPTEKKEAVPKLKIPYFLAKEGAHCDYLVLWLDCDKEGENICFEVIYAVQQGMNRRLNPNDIWRARFSAITEKDIKSALANLIKPNENEAKSVDARQELDLRIGCAFTRFQTKFFQGKYGDLDASLISYGPCQTPTLGFCVQRHDEIQTFKPDPYWVLQVTVKSSDGQDIILSWSRVRSFDKEIANMFLSHIKEYDQATVLSVESSEKTKSRPIALNTVELMRVASSGLGMGPHHAMQIAERLYTQGYISYPRTETTLYPENFDLPAALKQQQNNPDWGDQVRKILMTGINRPKKGHNAGDHPPITPMKHATRSELDGDSWRLYDYITRHFIATLAADCKYLSTTVKFEIGMETFTANGHSLIDPGYTSILTWQTLGSNDTLPRFTVNEKVNIQETKLLECYTQPPDYLTEAELISLMEKHGIGTDASIPVHINNICMRNYVNVAAGRKLVPTSLGIVLVHGYQKIDPELVLPTMRSAVEEQLNLIALGRADFHAVLQHTVEIFKQKFHYFVKSIEAMDQLFEVSFSPLSASGKAHSRCGKCRRYMKYIQTKPSRMHCAHCNETYNLPQNGNIRIYKELKCPLDDFELLSWSTGARGKSYTFCPYCYNNPPFRDMKKGTSGCNSCTHPTCPHGMNSNGISSCLECDTGILVLDPSAAPKWKLGCNRCDVIIHLFENAHKVTVDTDVCDCGAQLVTVEYKQEKSKLPNEATEMTGCVFCTPAFMPLVEKHRAVASKPVTTRGRGHAKGRSRGKPRPPKDKMAQLAAYFV, from the exons atgaagACAGCTTTGATGGTAGCTGAAAAGCCGTCTCTGGCAGCTTCGTTGGCTAATATTTTAAGTAATGGTCGATGCACTTCTAGAAAAG gtTTGAATGGATCTTGTTCAGTGCATGAATGGGTTGGTCAATTCAGATCTGAGACCGTAAACTTCAAGATGACATCAGTTTGTGGTCATGTCATGACATTAGATTTCATTggaaagtataataattgggaTAAAGTTGATCCT GCAGAGTTATTTTCCTGCCCAACTGAAAAGAAAGAAGCagttcctaaattaaaaatcccATATTTTCTGGCTAAAGAAGGAGCCCATTGCGATTATTTAGTATTATGGCTAGATTGTGACAAAGAGGGTGAAAATATCTGTTTTGAAGTCATATATGCAGTACAGCAAGGCATGAACAGGAGATTAAATCCAAAT GACATTTGGCGGGCAAGATTTTCTGCCATTACAGAGAAAGATATAAAATCTGCATTAGCAAACCTAATAAAGCCCAATGAAAATGAAGCAAAGAGTGTGGATGCTCGACAAGAATTGGATTTACGAATTGGTTGTGCTTTTACTAGATTTCAGACAAAGTTTTTTCAG ggaaaatatggggatttagatgCATCACTTATTTCTTATGGTCCATGTCAAACACCAACACTAGGATTTTGTGTACAAAGGCATGATgaaattcaaacattcaaacCAGATCCATACTGGGTACTGCAG GTTACAGTTAAATCTTCTGATGGACAAGATATTATCTTAAGTTGGAGTCGTGTACGTTCATTTGATAAGGAAATAGCAAATATGTTTTTAAGTCATATTAAAGAATATGATCAGGCAAC CGTTTTAAGTGTGGAGAGCTCAGAAAAAACAAAATCGCGACCTATAGCTTTAAACACAGTGGAATTGATGAGAGTAGCTAGTTCAGGTTTGGGAATGGGCCCACACCATGCTATGCAAATTGCGGAACGTCTGTACACGCAGGGATATATAAGTTATCCTCGAACTGAAACAACATTATACCCAGAAAATTTCGATTTACC tgCGGCATTAAAACAACAACAAAACAATCCCGATTGGGGAGATCAAGTTCGTAAAATACTGATGACTGGCATCAATAGACCAAAGAAAGGACATAATGCTGGAGACCATCCTCCTATTACTCCAATGAAACATGCTACACGTAGCGAACTTGATGGAGATTCGTGGAGATTGTACGATTACATAACACGACATTTTATTGCTACA TTAGCTGCTGATTGTAAGTACCTGAGTACAAcagttaaatttgaaataggAATGGAAACTTTTACCGCAAATGGTCACAGTTTAATAGATCCCGGTTATACCAGTATACTTACTTGGCAAACCCTTGGGAGTAATGACACGTTACCTAGATTTACAGTCAACGAGAAAGTTAATATACAAgag ACAAAATTATTGGAATGCTACACACAACCTCCAGATTATTTAACAGAAGCTGAATTGATATCTCTCATGGAGAAACATGGGATTGGTACAGATGCCTCTATTCCAGTACATATAAACAATATATGTATGCGGAATTATGTTAATGTTGCGGCTGGCAGAAAATTAGTTCCTACATCACTAGGAATTGTATTGGTTCATGGATATCAGAAA aTAGATCCTGAGTTAGTTTTACCTACAATGAGGTCTGCAGTAGAAGAACAGTTGAATCTGATAGCTTTGGGTCGTGCAGATTTTCATGCAGTGTTGCAGCACactgtagaaattttcaaacaaaaattccaTTATTTTGTGAAAAGTATAGAAGCAATGGATCAGTTGTTTGAAGTTTCCTTTTCTCCTCTTTCTGCATCAGGAAAAGCACACTCCAG gtGTGGGAAATGCCGACGTTATATGAAATACATACAAACAAAACCGTCAAGGATGCATTGTGCTCATTGCAACGAAACGTATAACCTTCCACAAAATGGTAACATTCGAATTTATAAAGAATTGAAATGTCCATTAGACGATTTCGAATTGCTCTCATGGTCCACTGGAGCACGAGGGAAAAGCTACACATTCTGTCCATACTGTTATAACAATCCACCATTTAG GGATATGAAAAAAGGAACAAGTGGTTGCAATTCATGCACACACCCAACGTGTCCTCACGGTATGAATTCCAATGGTATATCTAGTTGCCTCGAATGTGACACGGGGATACTTGTACTTGATCCTTCGGCTGCACCCAAATGGAAACTTGGATGCAATCGCTGTGatgttattattcatttattcgaAAATGCCCACAAGGTAACAGTCGATACAGATGTCTGCGACTGTGGAGCTCAATTAGTAACCGTAGAATATAAACAG GAAAAAAGTAAACTACCTAACGAAGCTACGGAAATGACTGGCTGCGTTTTTTGCACGCCAGCTTTTATGCCTCTTGTAGAGAAGCATCGTGCCGTCGCTTCGAAACCGGTTACGACTCGTGGTCGTGGCCATGCTAAAGGTCGCAGTCGGGGTAAACCACGTCCTCCAAAAGATAAGATGGCCCAACTGGCtgcatattttgtataa
- the Vps2 gene encoding vacuolar protein sorting 2, whose translation MEWLFGKRITPEEMLRKNQRALNKAMRDLDRERMRMEQQEKKIIADIKKLAKDGQMDAVKIMAKDLVRTRRYVKKFMLMKANIQAVALKIQTLRSQNTMAQAMKGVTRAMQNMNKQLNLPQIQKILQEFEKQSEIMDMKEEIMNDAIDDAMEDEADEEESDAIVSQVLDELGLQLTDQLSGLPQASGSLSVAGSKQPVATAAGNDDGGNLTDADADLQARLENLRRE comes from the exons ATGGAGTGGTTATTTGGAAAACGAATTACTCCTGAGGAGATGCTTAGAAAAAATCAAAGAGCTTTGAACAAAGCTATGCGGGATCTTGATAGGGAAAGAATGAGAATGGAACAGCAAGAGAAGAAGATTATCGCAGACATAAAAAAGTTGGCCAAGGATGGGCAAAtg GATGCAGTGAAAATCATGGCTAAGGATCTTGTAAGAACTAGACGTTACGTGAAGAAGTTCATGTTAATGAAAGCAAACATTCAAGCAGTTGCTTTGAAAATTCAAACACTGCGTTCTCAAAATACAATGGCTCAAGCTATGAAGGGAGTAACAAGAGCAATGCAGAACATGAACAA gcAATTAAATCTCCCTCAAATACAAAAGATATTACAAGAATTCGAAAAACAGTCTGAAATAATGGACATGAAAGAAGAGATTATGAATGATGCTATAGATGATGCGATGGAAGATGAGGCTGATGAAGAGGAAAG TGATGCTATTGTGTCACAAGTACTGGACGAGCTAGGTTTGCAACTCACAGACCAACTATCTGGCCTACCCCAAGCATCCGGTTCACTCAGTGTAGCAGGTTCGAAGCAACCAGTTGCAACTGCCGCAGGAAACGATGATGGTGGAAATCTTACAGATGCAGATGCTGATCTGCAGGCTAGGCTCGAAAATTTACGAAgggaataa